The Pseudanabaena sp. FACHB-2040 genomic sequence GCAATCTGTCTGTGCCCTAGTTCTTTTGCCATATATCGAGTCAGCACCTCGATCGCGCCTTTCATGCTGGCATAGGCTGAGTAGCTCGGCAGCGTAAAGCGAGCAAGCCCCGACGAAAGATTCACAATCCGTCCACCGTCCTTGAGCAGTCGCAACAGCGTTTGGGTGAGAAAGAAAACGCCCTTGAATTGGAGGTTGATCAATCGATCAAAATTGTCCTCGGTTGTTTCAGCAAACGGCTTATGGATCCCAATTCCTGCATTGTTCACCAGAAAATCAAACTGCTCGGTCTGCCACGTATCTTGAAGCGTCTGTTTGACCTGTGCCGCAAAGTCATCAAAGGGTTTTGTGCTGGAAGCGTCCAATTGCAGGGCAGCGGCTTTACCGCCCATTTCTGCAATCTCAGAGACAACGCGACTTGCTTCTGCCTCGCTGCTGCGATAGGTCACAATTACATTAACTCCTTTTTTAGCAAGGGCCAACGCCGTACTTTTGCCCAGTCCTCGGCTCGCTCCTGTGACCAATGCGATCTTTGTGTTATTTGTCATAGTTAATTCTCCTTATGGAAGCTGCGGAAGTAGCTCTAGCTCAGTGACAGGGCGACTAGCACTAGTTTCTCGGTGAAA encodes the following:
- a CDS encoding SDR family oxidoreductase, translated to MTNNTKIALVTGASRGLGKSTALALAKKGVNVIVTYRSSEAEASRVVSEIAEMGGKAAALQLDASSTKPFDDFAAQVKQTLQDTWQTEQFDFLVNNAGIGIHKPFAETTEDNFDRLINLQFKGVFFLTQTLLRLLKDGGRIVNLSSGLARFTLPSYSAYASMKGAIEVLTRYMAKELGHRQIAVNVVAPGAIETDFAGGAVRDNPEINNFLASQTALGRVDLPDDIGGAIASLLSEDNRWVNAQRIEVSGGMFL